From Acidiphilium acidophilum, the proteins below share one genomic window:
- the mobF gene encoding MobF family relaxase, which produces MLTFRAGAALSTGSATKMADHLMTQTLPATAQDLALYYQRGMTYQDGMWQPGGAIIARADSQAVTAAGIQRDGSADVGAGVAEAGPVPASDDPRAGDVVRPGMIPEPRRDMDPRLADLLAIDLTRPVTRDEIAHLLAGQRADGARITGKQYQRGTEALADVFGLDPMRVPTRAELANILAGQRADGTPLPVDPAMPAAAPTAMPVKQIAVTEALDAAGVRYQKRGNRVRLQASWRGGEGWTVSVNASTGAWKDFATGDVGGFASLRQHLSLGAAREIGTIDPEVAAAQAIKQDEARQATARRVWRDATDGAGGMVAPVFKGSAGVKSRKRAEWRAQVEATEVWRAIGRRYFERRGLDADWLLPQVKFASLHGKYDATEIAAGAAVAMVTPMYGLDEAGRIRLTGVQRTYLNEAGEKSGRKMLGQAGSWWLAPPAASGQAALPIAGHARMMLVGEGFETVASVVQATGHAGVVGYNAGGVVAWAGKYRGSEPIGFLVDRDHPKIYGGRQVGLAGQRAAAAAIEVIRAAGNEAVYLLPPASVAGGRKGADWADALTEGTAETLRATLTQAAASSEADLALVPQTLAAGSAPAPGAGTATATAPETGVPNDPQAPLHRDLIRFLKSMGVEDPRALDATARENILAGRLANGDEQTAREWQRAITRSRTPIGYVDYTFSADKSVSLAWAFAPTEAERNLIAQAHRDAVHAAMQVVAETVGQARMGKGGRDGAEKGAIGWITFDHYTARPTLEIARPGPDGRMETELVTMKVAGDPQLHTHVAVPNVVLTPGGRVGSLDMLQMHDRIHEWGALYQAYLAQNLRALGAAVTLDETLGSARLTAVPDAVRTAFSKRTRDALADARSYAKETGANWDRMSPDERIMLLKGGAFASRSAKADDLSDFTGWQRQAERLGYQHKSVLDPLNPKAELSAEQRIDVAYRAGARILGRQFEHRAVLGEADARVAAARCLIASGLSGAADIDRVRAAFNERGVTDTWSEVSGGLFAIRPQTALIEVALVSDDPAVEGATMTETRLTTQAQLDQEQRVIELARKHAGYARGLLTPPAIQRGIAATDLDLTGAHGQAQRRVIDHLGMGGRFAVAIGAAGSGKTTLLKPLVAAWHEQGADIHGISLGWRQARDLRESGLRIADPIRRRNPVPPKAWGEVSGQAAIPRHLRDGSSNSHRDSVAAVSVFINRVKSGRLVLSHGSVVVIDELGTIGTRQLAELLTLQDQYQFRMVAIGDPKQCQSIEAGSVIRLLETALGKIPSIETTVRQTNPRAREIAGLLRAGKGAEALAMKYQDKTAEIVPGGVSEIVERAAALWHERRQANADRPRYSISISTPTNEDARAIGMAIRARLQASGELGRDETVLTATDPNSHADYDLPLAIGDRVRLFARTQASLTGGQSGAIGDNGSILEVRAIQRDGLILRNDKGSEGLVAWEALTDQRSGRVRLTYGYAMTTNTAQGATTTEHIFVTPAGSRMTDGFKSYVSGSRHRERDYWLTSEGAERQEIVGRRPLGDPRPIHEHDIWANWGRNIMRRPEILNATDIVAQADRVRRGTARSFMTGKELHETTAQTTDRREELQRKFQHTNIRAASPEINTMNRDFADHQLQTQGTIERLTAARDVVRRAVADRISRARPLLDRARGVARERIDAIMRRHEAERAARIAQERQRQEAAAKASRLVLKLVPEQKPDDFPAPRPRRGPRMGM; this is translated from the coding sequence ATGCTGACGTTCCGGGCCGGAGCGGCGTTATCGACGGGATCGGCGACCAAGATGGCCGATCACCTGATGACCCAGACCCTGCCGGCGACGGCGCAGGATTTGGCGCTTTATTATCAGCGCGGAATGACTTATCAGGACGGTATGTGGCAGCCCGGTGGGGCCATCATCGCGCGAGCGGATAGCCAAGCTGTTACGGCAGCGGGCATCCAGCGCGATGGTTCTGCCGACGTCGGTGCTGGTGTTGCTGAGGCAGGGCCGGTACCGGCGTCGGACGATCCGCGGGCGGGCGACGTGGTGCGTCCGGGGATGATCCCCGAGCCGCGCCGGGACATGGATCCGCGTCTGGCGGACCTTCTGGCGATCGACCTGACCCGTCCAGTGACCCGCGATGAGATTGCGCATCTGCTGGCCGGGCAGCGGGCCGATGGTGCGCGGATCACCGGCAAGCAGTATCAACGCGGCACCGAAGCGCTGGCCGACGTGTTCGGGCTCGATCCGATGCGGGTGCCGACACGGGCGGAACTGGCGAACATCCTTGCGGGACAGCGTGCCGATGGCACACCCCTGCCGGTGGATCCCGCGATGCCGGCCGCCGCGCCCACGGCGATGCCGGTGAAGCAGATCGCGGTGACCGAGGCGCTCGATGCGGCGGGTGTGCGGTATCAGAAGCGGGGTAATCGGGTGCGGCTTCAGGCCAGTTGGCGGGGTGGCGAGGGCTGGACCGTCTCGGTGAATGCCAGCACCGGGGCGTGGAAGGATTTTGCGACCGGGGATGTCGGCGGGTTCGCGTCCTTGCGCCAGCATTTGAGTCTGGGGGCGGCGCGCGAGATCGGCACGATCGATCCCGAGGTTGCGGCAGCTCAGGCCATCAAACAGGACGAAGCCCGCCAGGCGACGGCGCGGCGGGTGTGGCGGGACGCGACGGATGGTGCCGGGGGAATGGTCGCGCCGGTGTTCAAGGGCAGTGCCGGGGTCAAGAGCCGCAAGCGGGCGGAATGGCGGGCGCAGGTCGAGGCCACGGAGGTGTGGCGGGCGATCGGGCGGCGGTATTTCGAGCGGCGGGGATTGGATGCGGATTGGCTGCTGCCCCAGGTCAAATTCGCATCTCTTCATGGGAAATACGATGCGACCGAGATCGCTGCGGGTGCCGCGGTGGCGATGGTGACGCCGATGTATGGGCTGGATGAGGCGGGCCGGATCAGACTGACCGGGGTGCAGCGGACCTATCTGAATGAGGCGGGCGAAAAATCAGGCCGCAAGATGTTGGGACAGGCGGGCAGCTGGTGGCTCGCCCCCCCGGCTGCGTCCGGTCAGGCGGCCCTGCCGATCGCGGGTCATGCCCGGATGATGCTGGTGGGGGAAGGGTTCGAGACGGTGGCCAGCGTGGTGCAGGCGACCGGTCATGCCGGGGTGGTGGGCTATAATGCCGGCGGGGTGGTGGCGTGGGCCGGCAAGTATCGGGGCAGCGAGCCGATCGGGTTTCTGGTGGATCGCGACCATCCGAAGATTTATGGCGGGCGTCAGGTCGGTCTGGCGGGACAACGCGCGGCGGCTGCGGCGATCGAGGTGATCCGCGCGGCGGGCAATGAGGCGGTGTATCTGCTGCCACCGGCGTCGGTGGCCGGTGGCCGGAAAGGGGCGGACTGGGCGGATGCGCTGACCGAGGGCACGGCCGAGACCCTGAGAGCGACACTCACCCAGGCCGCCGCGAGCAGCGAGGCGGATCTGGCTCTGGTCCCGCAGACACTGGCTGCCGGCTCCGCGCCCGCCCCCGGTGCCGGAACCGCCACCGCCACCGCTCCTGAAACGGGTGTGCCCAATGATCCTCAGGCACCGCTGCATCGCGATCTGATCCGCTTCCTGAAATCCATGGGCGTCGAGGACCCAAGGGCGCTGGATGCCACCGCGCGCGAGAACATCCTGGCCGGGCGTCTCGCCAATGGCGATGAGCAGACGGCGCGGGAGTGGCAGCGCGCGATCACCAGATCCCGCACGCCGATCGGTTATGTCGATTACACGTTCTCCGCTGATAAGTCGGTCTCGCTGGCGTGGGCGTTCGCGCCGACCGAGGCGGAGCGCAATCTGATCGCGCAGGCGCATCGCGATGCGGTGCATGCGGCGATGCAGGTGGTAGCGGAGACGGTGGGTCAGGCCCGGATGGGCAAGGGCGGGCGGGATGGCGCGGAGAAAGGCGCGATCGGCTGGATCACCTTCGATCACTATACGGCCCGCCCGACGCTGGAGATCGCCCGGCCCGGTCCGGATGGCCGGATGGAGACCGAGCTGGTCACGATGAAAGTCGCCGGCGATCCGCAGCTGCACACCCATGTCGCGGTCCCGAACGTGGTGCTGACGCCGGGAGGCCGGGTGGGCTCGCTGGATATGCTCCAGATGCATGATCGCATTCATGAGTGGGGGGCGCTGTATCAGGCTTATCTGGCGCAGAACCTGCGGGCGCTGGGGGCTGCGGTCACCCTTGATGAGACGCTGGGATCGGCGCGGCTGACCGCGGTGCCGGATGCGGTGCGGACCGCGTTCAGCAAGCGGACCCGTGATGCGCTGGCCGATGCCAGATCCTATGCGAAGGAGACCGGGGCTAACTGGGACCGGATGTCGCCGGATGAGCGGATCATGCTGCTGAAGGGGGGCGCTTTTGCGAGCCGTAGCGCCAAGGCGGATGATCTGAGCGATTTTACCGGCTGGCAGCGTCAGGCGGAGCGGCTGGGCTATCAGCATAAGAGTGTGCTCGATCCGTTGAACCCCAAGGCGGAATTGAGCGCGGAACAGCGGATCGATGTGGCGTATCGGGCGGGGGCGCGGATCCTCGGCCGGCAGTTTGAACATCGGGCGGTGCTGGGGGAAGCCGATGCACGGGTGGCGGCGGCCCGGTGTCTGATCGCATCGGGTCTGAGCGGTGCGGCGGATATCGACAGGGTGCGCGCGGCATTCAACGAACGCGGGGTGACGGATACCTGGAGCGAGGTCAGCGGGGGTCTGTTCGCGATCAGGCCGCAGACCGCGCTGATCGAGGTGGCGTTGGTGAGCGATGATCCGGCGGTCGAAGGGGCCACGATGACCGAGACGCGGCTGACCACTCAGGCGCAACTCGATCAGGAACAGCGCGTGATCGAACTCGCGCGCAAACACGCCGGGTATGCCCGGGGTTTGCTGACGCCGCCCGCGATCCAGCGCGGCATTGCGGCGACCGATCTCGATCTGACCGGGGCGCATGGTCAGGCGCAGCGGCGGGTCATCGATCATCTTGGCATGGGCGGGCGGTTCGCGGTGGCGATTGGTGCCGCCGGTTCAGGCAAGACGACGCTGCTCAAGCCGCTGGTCGCGGCCTGGCACGAGCAGGGGGCGGATATTCACGGGATCAGTCTCGGCTGGCGTCAGGCGCGCGACCTGCGTGAGTCCGGGCTGCGCATCGCCGATCCGATCCGGCGCCGCAATCCGGTTCCGCCGAAGGCATGGGGGGAGGTTTCGGGGCAGGCGGCGATCCCGCGTCATCTGCGGGACGGATCGTCGAACAGCCATCGCGACAGCGTGGCGGCGGTGAGCGTGTTCATCAACCGGGTGAAGTCGGGGCGTCTGGTGCTGAGCCATGGCAGCGTGGTGGTGATCGACGAGCTGGGCACGATCGGTACCAGGCAGCTGGCTGAGCTGCTCACGCTGCAGGATCAGTATCAGTTCCGGATGGTGGCGATCGGGGATCCGAAGCAATGCCAGTCGATCGAGGCGGGTTCGGTGATCCGGCTTCTGGAAACGGCCTTGGGCAAGATCCCCTCGATCGAGACGACGGTGCGCCAGACCAACCCGCGCGCCCGCGAGATCGCGGGCCTGCTGCGGGCGGGCAAGGGAGCGGAAGCCCTTGCGATGAAATATCAGGACAAGACCGCGGAAATCGTGCCGGGCGGGGTCAGCGAGATCGTCGAGCGCGCGGCCGCGCTCTGGCATGAGCGGCGGCAGGCGAATGCCGACCGGCCGCGCTACAGTATAAGTATCAGTACGCCGACCAATGAGGATGCGCGGGCGATCGGGATGGCGATCCGGGCGCGGTTGCAGGCATCGGGGGAACTGGGGCGAGATGAGACTGTCCTTACGGCGACCGATCCGAACAGCCACGCCGATTACGACCTGCCGCTTGCCATTGGAGATCGGGTGCGTCTGTTCGCCCGCACCCAGGCCAGCCTGACCGGGGGCCAGTCCGGGGCCATCGGTGACAATGGTTCGATCCTCGAGGTCCGGGCGATCCAGCGGGACGGTCTGATCCTCCGCAATGACAAAGGCAGCGAGGGGTTGGTGGCCTGGGAGGCGTTGACCGATCAGCGATCGGGCCGGGTCCGCCTGACCTATGGCTATGCGATGACCACCAACACGGCGCAGGGGGCCACCACCACCGAGCATATCTTTGTCACGCCGGCGGGTTCGCGGATGACCGATGGGTTCAAGAGCTATGTCTCGGGATCGCGCCACCGCGAGCGGGATTACTGGCTGACCTCGGAAGGGGCGGAGCGGCAGGAGATCGTCGGTCGGCGGCCGCTGGGGGATCCGCGGCCGATCCACGAGCACGACATCTGGGCGAACTGGGGCCGCAATATCATGCGCCGGCCGGAGATCCTGAATGCGACGGATATCGTCGCGCAGGCCGATCGGGTTCGGCGCGGCACCGCGCGGTCGTTCATGACGGGCAAGGAGTTGCACGAGACCACGGCGCAGACCACCGACCGACGGGAGGAATTGCAGCGCAAATTCCAGCATACCAACATCAGGGCGGCTTCACCCGAGATCAATACGATGAATCGTGACTTTGCGGATCATCAGCTTCAGACGCAGGGGACGATCGAGCGGCTGACTGCGGCCCGGGATGTTGTGCGGCGGGCGGTGGCCGATCGCATCAGCCGGGCGCGACCGTTGCTGGACCGGGCACGCGGGGTGGCGCGGGAGCGGATCGATGCGATCATGCGGCGTCATGAGGCCGAGCGCGCGGCGCGGATCGCGCAGGAACGCCAGCGGCAGGAAGCGGCGGCCAAGGCATCCCGGCTGGTGCTCAAGCTGGTGCCGGAACAAAAACCGGACGACTTTCCTGCCCCACGTCCGCGACGGGGACCGAGGATGGGAATGTAA
- a CDS encoding PIN domain-containing protein, producing MIVADANVLLSALRSRNGASHAVLRGMLLGDVPFAISPAIVLEYESVVKGPGILGPVTWIALEEIDIILDALCACAKLVEPWFGFRPFLDDAKDDAYIDCALAAGATVILSRDRHFRHPAVAAFGLRVMSAGDYLHERRSASSTERRPS from the coding sequence ATGATTGTTGCTGATGCCAATGTCCTGTTGAGTGCGCTCCGGTCCCGCAATGGGGCGTCTCATGCGGTGCTTCGCGGGATGTTGCTTGGTGACGTTCCATTCGCAATCTCGCCGGCTATTGTTCTGGAGTACGAGAGCGTGGTGAAGGGGCCTGGAATTCTTGGGCCCGTAACGTGGATAGCACTCGAGGAAATCGATATCATCCTCGACGCATTATGTGCCTGCGCCAAGTTGGTCGAACCGTGGTTCGGGTTTCGGCCATTTCTCGATGATGCCAAGGATGATGCGTACATCGATTGCGCGTTGGCAGCTGGAGCAACGGTCATCTTATCCCGCGACCGACATTTCAGGCATCCGGCGGTTGCGGCGTTTGGTTTGAGGGTGATGTCAGCCGGCGATTACCTGCATGAGCGGCGATCGGCGTCATCGACTGAAAGGAGACCATCATGA
- a CDS encoding toxin-antitoxin system HicB family antitoxin: protein MSGFALRVPDHILDQAKAAAAEEQVSINQLLVALIAEGLGHRRGLRDLRQRASRADVAKALKILDRAPDVAPDHDDAVVTD, encoded by the coding sequence ATGAGTGGTTTTGCATTGCGCGTTCCGGACCATATCCTTGATCAAGCCAAGGCTGCGGCGGCCGAGGAGCAGGTGTCGATCAACCAGCTTCTCGTGGCGTTGATTGCTGAGGGTTTGGGTCATCGGCGCGGGTTGCGCGATCTGCGGCAGCGTGCCAGTCGCGCAGATGTCGCCAAGGCGCTCAAGATTCTGGATCGCGCCCCGGATGTTGCACCGGATCATGACGATGCGGTTGTAACTGATTAG
- a CDS encoding transposase family protein yields MATFTPLLDILTDVPDPRRAEGKIYKLPFVLLFSIFAIVSGSDFYRGIVTFIVPIR; encoded by the coding sequence ATGGCCACGTTCACCCCGTTGCTCGACATCCTGACTGATGTCCCTGACCCACGCCGCGCGGAGGGCAAAATCTACAAGCTGCCCTTCGTGCTTCTGTTTTCGATTTTTGCGATCGTGAGTGGTAGCGATTTCTATCGCGGGATCGTCACCTTCATCGTACCCATCCGGTGA
- a CDS encoding PEP-CTERM sorting domain-containing protein, translated as MLRKLLVASAALVLTTAAAQASLIDNGITYTLTEAATSNPLIDQFTLGISGINGSKDTEGGRYGVQSLAFTQPTNFSAATSPSGFTYQSGGLNANGCDGKGNFLCFSANTTPAGPALSADSMLSYTFGLTLSSGTFAGYVPDFKINWVGTKKHYNLVSLPLTPTAGGSVPVPEPGSLALLGTALVGLGLAVRRRHMG; from the coding sequence ATGCTGCGTAAACTTCTGGTTGCCAGTGCTGCACTTGTACTGACAACAGCGGCGGCTCAGGCTAGTTTAATTGATAATGGAATAACTTATACGCTCACTGAAGCTGCGACCAGTAATCCGCTTATAGATCAGTTTACCCTTGGCATTTCAGGTATTAATGGGTCAAAGGATACCGAAGGCGGACGCTATGGTGTGCAGTCGCTTGCCTTCACACAACCCACGAATTTCTCAGCTGCCACCTCGCCGTCGGGATTCACCTATCAGTCTGGCGGCCTAAACGCCAATGGGTGTGACGGCAAGGGTAATTTCCTTTGTTTTTCGGCAAATACGACCCCAGCAGGTCCGGCACTCTCGGCTGACTCCATGCTCAGCTATACCTTTGGTCTGACACTCTCTTCCGGCACCTTTGCCGGATATGTCCCTGACTTCAAAATCAACTGGGTTGGAACAAAAAAACACTACAACCTTGTTTCGCTGCCGCTGACTCCAACGGCAGGTGGAAGCGTCCCCGTTCCTGAGCCGGGTTCACTGGCTCTCCTTGGCACTGCCCTGGTTGGCCTCGGCCTAGCAGTACGCCGTCGTCACATGGGCTAG
- a CDS encoding DEAD/DEAH box helicase family protein has protein sequence MADAKLPAAQPAMGSPVKFNRAAASPLPARAQDVTALMPQKEPEPPIETGIDLSDKPKIIFAAGRGKTGKTTLLRWLTETSLRAGHSVLLADIDPSNASFSGYFNDVARPDTDNAAGVTTWLQELLEHCVITKQSAIIDLGGGDTTLRALATEMPDLAATLEAAGIAPVMFYLLGTQPEDLTPAMTLTSRGFMPAAQALVLNEVSIQTGQTRRHAFARLIDTPGFQSIARNSVQLWMPRLFAADAIESRQCRFYEAMEGRIELPLGIFDHARIRMWLELMTHRFSGVASWIP, from the coding sequence ATGGCCGACGCCAAATTACCCGCCGCGCAACCCGCCATGGGCAGTCCGGTCAAATTCAACCGTGCCGCCGCTTCCCCTCTCCCGGCCCGCGCCCAGGATGTCACGGCACTGATGCCCCAGAAGGAACCCGAACCCCCGATCGAAACCGGAATCGATCTCTCGGACAAACCAAAAATCATCTTCGCGGCCGGACGCGGCAAGACCGGCAAAACCACCCTGCTGCGCTGGCTGACCGAAACCTCACTCCGCGCCGGCCACTCGGTCCTCCTCGCCGATATCGACCCCTCCAACGCCTCGTTCTCCGGCTATTTCAACGACGTCGCCCGCCCCGATACCGACAATGCCGCCGGCGTCACCACCTGGCTCCAGGAACTCCTCGAACATTGCGTGATCACGAAACAATCCGCCATCATCGATCTGGGCGGGGGTGATACCACCCTGCGCGCCCTCGCCACCGAAATGCCCGATCTCGCCGCCACTCTCGAAGCCGCCGGCATCGCGCCGGTGATGTTCTATCTGCTCGGTACCCAACCCGAAGACCTCACCCCCGCCATGACCCTCACCTCGCGGGGGTTCATGCCTGCCGCCCAGGCCCTGGTTCTCAACGAGGTCAGCATCCAGACCGGCCAGACCCGCCGCCACGCTTTCGCACGCCTGATCGATACGCCGGGCTTCCAGAGCATCGCTCGCAACAGTGTCCAGCTCTGGATGCCCCGCCTGTTCGCAGCCGACGCGATCGAAAGCCGCCAATGCCGGTTCTACGAGGCCATGGAAGGCCGCATCGAGCTCCCGCTCGGCATCTTCGATCATGCCCGGATCCGCATGTGGCTCGAGCTGATGACCCACCGGTTCAGCGGGGTAGCGTCATGGATACCGTGA
- a CDS encoding site-specific integrase, giving the protein MNCEEYLLRSRLYQRLKGGQHGQLVERYAARIVRDGLVRHGVWRSFNVVGGLLSWIASRRSTVADLDERVTEKYLRHRARKQSIQPGDRSALKRWLSVLREEGAIAPAVMPPATSRDRIFSEFAAYLRTERGLTPKSIVRHLPPIRRFLHEVCPAGDADLGKISQVEVIRYIERHAQDWSPATGKGMCSSLRVFLRYLHHQGLNPRALAHCVPSMRRWKFAALPTFLTATQVQRALDGCDRATPMGRRDYAILMMLAKLGLRAGEVATLTLDDIDWRTGEILVRAKGRQRARMPILPDVGAAIVAYLRDGRPQASCRQLFIRTLAPHLGFASGCAITMIAKMALDRVGIEGCAHRGAHIFRHSLATELLRSGATLSQIGQLLRHESHDTTRIYAKVDIETLRTLSRPWPGGAQ; this is encoded by the coding sequence ATGAATTGTGAAGAGTATTTGCTTAGAAGCCGGCTGTACCAGCGTCTCAAGGGCGGGCAGCACGGCCAGCTTGTCGAGCGCTACGCAGCACGTATTGTGAGAGACGGGCTCGTTCGACACGGCGTCTGGCGATCTTTCAATGTGGTCGGGGGGCTGTTGAGTTGGATCGCAAGCCGTCGCAGCACGGTGGCGGATCTCGATGAACGAGTGACCGAAAAATATCTCCGGCATCGGGCTCGGAAGCAGTCTATCCAGCCTGGCGACCGATCCGCGCTGAAGCGATGGCTATCGGTATTGCGCGAGGAAGGTGCGATCGCGCCAGCGGTGATGCCGCCTGCCACCTCGCGAGATCGGATTTTTAGTGAATTCGCTGCCTATCTGAGGACAGAGCGCGGCCTGACCCCGAAGTCCATCGTTCGTCATCTCCCGCCTATCCGCAGGTTCCTGCACGAGGTGTGCCCCGCCGGCGACGCCGACCTAGGCAAGATCAGTCAGGTGGAAGTGATCCGCTATATCGAGCGCCACGCCCAGGATTGGAGCCCTGCAACTGGGAAGGGGATGTGCTCGTCGCTGCGAGTCTTCCTTCGTTACCTCCACCATCAAGGGCTGAACCCTCGCGCGTTGGCCCATTGTGTGCCGTCCATGCGACGATGGAAATTCGCGGCACTGCCCACTTTTCTGACCGCCACCCAAGTTCAGAGGGCGCTTGACGGTTGCGACCGGGCAACCCCTATGGGACGGCGAGACTACGCCATTCTGATGATGCTGGCTAAGCTCGGCCTCCGCGCCGGCGAGGTAGCGACCCTCACCTTGGATGATATCGACTGGCGTACCGGCGAGATTCTCGTTCGTGCCAAGGGCCGACAGCGCGCACGAATGCCGATCTTGCCGGATGTTGGCGCGGCCATCGTTGCATATCTACGCGATGGCCGTCCACAGGCCTCGTGTCGGCAATTGTTTATTCGCACGCTCGCGCCTCATCTCGGCTTTGCTTCTGGGTGTGCGATCACGATGATCGCCAAAATGGCTCTTGATCGCGTCGGAATTGAGGGCTGCGCACACCGCGGTGCCCATATCTTCCGGCACAGCCTCGCCACCGAACTGCTTCGGTCCGGCGCAACCTTGTCCCAGATTGGTCAGCTGCTGCGGCACGAGAGCCACGACACCACCCGGATATACGCGAAGGTCGATATCGAAACGCTGCGGACATTGAGTCGGCCCTGGCCGGGAGGCGCGCAATGA
- a CDS encoding nucleoside 2-deoxyribosyltransferase, which produces MIKAYLAGPDVFMPNAVEHARCKIEICAKYGITGLAPLNQDAEPASGQGADIKWTDIFHKDIEMMEASDIIIANLTPFRGASADAGTLVEIGWFLGRDKPIFGYSNSARLFDQRSQDQTSVIPDPMCGIAVEGFDLPDNLMIAGAVLEGGGVMITLPELGQDEPFDALSVFERCVSLAADKLASRKDRAY; this is translated from the coding sequence GTGATCAAAGCCTATCTTGCAGGACCCGACGTGTTTATGCCGAACGCGGTCGAGCATGCACGCTGCAAGATCGAGATCTGCGCGAAATACGGCATCACCGGTCTCGCGCCCCTCAATCAGGATGCCGAGCCCGCATCTGGCCAGGGCGCTGATATCAAGTGGACCGATATTTTCCACAAAGACATCGAGATGATGGAGGCCAGCGATATCATCATCGCCAATCTGACGCCGTTTCGGGGGGCTTCCGCCGATGCCGGCACACTCGTCGAAATCGGCTGGTTCCTCGGGCGAGATAAACCGATCTTCGGATACTCGAATTCCGCGCGCTTGTTCGATCAGCGCAGCCAGGACCAGACCAGCGTCATACCCGATCCGATGTGTGGCATAGCGGTCGAAGGGTTTGATCTTCCCGATAATTTGATGATTGCCGGTGCCGTGCTCGAAGGCGGCGGAGTTATGATCACTCTTCCTGAGTTGGGCCAGGACGAGCCATTTGACGCGCTCAGCGTGTTTGAAAGATGTGTCAGTCTCGCAGCCGATAAACTGGCTTCCCGGAAAGACCGCGCCTATTAA
- a CDS encoding IS256 family transposase, whose amino-acid sequence MDAKKDTIIEALLEHLIENGAGDIATVFARTFELAMQIERERFLHASHYERNPDRQGYANGYKPKRIDTPAGSITVDVPKTAGHVGEPFYPQSLERGRRSVRAVMVAVAEMYIKGVSTRDVEAVMREFGIESLSSAQVSRASKLLDDELAAWRTRPLAEIRYLILDARYEKMRDNGVVRDAAVLSAIGIGPDERRRVLGVSVALSEAEVHWRAFLESLHQRGLRGVEFIVSDDHAGLHAARRAVFGAAHWQRCQFHLAQNAIHHAPNHAIRKRIGAELRTVWNANSLAAAQIALTTLVNAYRDTAPKLADWLERNIPEGLTVFTLPEPHQRRLRTSNPMERGIQQELKRRTTKIRVFPNEASLERLVSAVLVEIDEKWAADTKGYIKWDYQDA is encoded by the coding sequence ATGGACGCCAAAAAGGATACGATTATCGAGGCACTTTTGGAACATCTGATCGAAAACGGCGCAGGCGATATCGCCACGGTATTTGCCAGGACCTTCGAACTCGCCATGCAGATCGAGCGCGAACGCTTCCTCCACGCCAGTCACTACGAGCGCAACCCCGATCGTCAGGGTTACGCCAATGGCTACAAGCCCAAGCGGATCGATACCCCGGCCGGGTCGATCACCGTCGATGTCCCCAAAACCGCCGGTCACGTGGGCGAACCCTTCTACCCACAGTCCCTCGAACGCGGCCGACGCTCGGTCCGCGCCGTCATGGTCGCCGTCGCCGAAATGTACATCAAAGGCGTCTCCACCCGCGACGTCGAGGCCGTCATGCGCGAATTCGGCATCGAAAGCCTCTCCTCCGCTCAGGTCAGCCGCGCCAGCAAGCTGCTCGATGACGAACTCGCCGCCTGGCGCACCCGACCCCTCGCCGAGATCCGCTACCTCATCCTCGACGCCAGATATGAAAAAATGCGCGATAATGGCGTCGTCCGCGATGCCGCCGTGCTCTCGGCCATCGGCATCGGACCCGATGAACGCCGCCGTGTCCTCGGCGTCTCGGTCGCCCTTTCCGAGGCCGAAGTCCATTGGCGTGCCTTCCTCGAAAGCCTCCATCAGCGTGGCCTGCGAGGCGTCGAATTCATCGTCTCCGATGACCATGCCGGATTGCACGCCGCACGCCGCGCCGTCTTCGGCGCCGCACACTGGCAACGATGCCAGTTCCACCTCGCCCAAAACGCCATCCACCACGCCCCCAACCACGCCATCCGCAAACGCATCGGCGCAGAACTCCGGACCGTCTGGAACGCAAATTCCCTCGCCGCTGCCCAGATCGCTCTCACAACCCTCGTCAATGCCTATCGCGACACCGCACCAAAGCTCGCCGATTGGCTCGAACGAAATATCCCCGAAGGCCTCACCGTCTTCACACTGCCAGAACCCCACCAGCGCCGGCTTCGCACTTCCAACCCCATGGAACGCGGCATCCAGCAGGAACTCAAACGCCGCACCACCAAAATCAGGGTCTTCCCCAACGAAGCCTCCCTCGAACGCCTCGTCAGCGCCGTCCTCGTCGAAATCGATGAAAAATGGGCCGCCGACACCAAGGGCTACATCAAGTGGGACTACCAGGATGCCTGA